In a genomic window of Candidatus Methanomethylophilaceae archaeon:
- the rpsJ gene encoding 30S ribosomal protein S10, translating into MSQRARISLSGTDPKLVDGVCAQIKGISQRTGVDIRGPVPLPTKKLKVPCRKSPDGEGSETWDHWEMRIHKRLIDLDADERALRQLMRINVPDGVNIEIVLRSA; encoded by the coding sequence ATGTCTCAGCGTGCAAGAATCTCCCTGAGCGGAACCGACCCCAAGCTGGTCGACGGCGTCTGCGCCCAGATCAAAGGGATTTCCCAGAGAACCGGCGTCGACATCCGCGGTCCCGTTCCCCTCCCCACCAAGAAGCTCAAAGTCCCCTGCAGGAAGAGCCCCGACGGAGAGGGAAGCGAGACCTGGGACCACTGGGAGATGCGCATCCACAAGAGGCTCATAGACCTCGATGCCGATGAGCGCGCCCTCAGGCAGCTCATGAGGATAAACGTCCCTGACGGCGTCAACATCGAGATCGTCCTCCGCAGCGCATAA
- a CDS encoding elongation factor 1-alpha, giving the protein MITGTSQADAAIITCSAIEGPQAQTKEHVFLATTLGIRQIIVAINKMDAVKYDEAKYKEAVEGMKKLFMMIGFKPDAIPFIPVSAYMGDNIKTISANTPWYKGPTLLQALDGLTVPKKETDKALRLPVQDVYTITGIGTVPVGRVETGILKPNQKVMFEPSHVSGLVKSIEMHHEQMPQAVPGDNVGFNVGGVAKNQIKRGDVAGPVDAPPSVAKTFTAQIIVLNHPSVMTVGYTPVFHVHTAQVACQLIEIQQAQRAGKKLEDLSFLKNGDNAVVVFKPTKPLVIEPAKEFGPLGRFAIRDMGQTVAAGVCVSVEKA; this is encoded by the coding sequence CATGATCACCGGTACCTCCCAGGCTGACGCCGCCATCATCACCTGCTCCGCCATCGAGGGGCCCCAGGCCCAGACCAAAGAGCACGTCTTCCTCGCTACCACCCTCGGTATCAGGCAGATCATCGTCGCCATCAACAAGATGGACGCCGTCAAATACGATGAGGCCAAGTACAAAGAGGCCGTCGAGGGAATGAAGAAGCTCTTCATGATGATCGGATTCAAGCCCGACGCGATTCCCTTCATCCCCGTTTCCGCTTACATGGGAGACAACATCAAGACCATCTCCGCCAACACCCCCTGGTACAAGGGACCCACCCTCCTCCAGGCTCTGGATGGCCTCACCGTCCCCAAGAAGGAGACCGACAAGGCTCTCAGGCTGCCCGTTCAGGACGTCTACACCATCACCGGTATCGGAACCGTCCCCGTCGGACGTGTCGAGACCGGAATCCTGAAGCCCAACCAGAAAGTCATGTTCGAGCCCTCCCACGTCTCCGGACTCGTCAAGTCCATCGAGATGCACCACGAGCAGATGCCCCAGGCCGTTCCCGGAGACAACGTCGGATTCAACGTCGGCGGAGTCGCCAAGAACCAGATCAAGAGGGGAGACGTCGCCGGACCCGTCGATGCGCCCCCATCCGTCGCCAAGACCTTCACCGCTCAGATCATCGTGCTGAACCACCCCTCGGTCATGACCGTCGGATACACCCCCGTGTTCCACGTCCACACCGCCCAGGTCGCATGCCAGCTCATCGAGATCCAGCAGGCCCAGCGCGCAGGCAAGAAGCTCGAAGACCTCAGCTTCCTGAAGAACGGTGACAACGCCGTCGTCGTCTTCAAGCCCACCAAGCCTCTCGTCATCGAGCCCGCAAAGGAATTCGGGCCTCTCGGAAGGTTCGCCATCCGCGACATGGGACAGACCGTCGCTGCCGGTGTGTGCGTCTCCGTCGAGAAAGCCTGA